The Culex pipiens pallens isolate TS chromosome 2, TS_CPP_V2, whole genome shotgun sequence DNA window GCTACCGTTTGCAATCACCTCCATCACATTCACCCAAACgaatcaaatcacaaaaaaaactagtcACCTTTGTTAATTTTTACACAAATTACGCTTATTAGCCCAAGCTCATGCACGAACGAAATCAACGCCCACACTCGACAAAtgctttaaaaacattgaacCAAGAAAACCAGCACCaccatgaaaataaaaataagagaaaagaaaaacagCAGTTCCTTATCGATACGTGCGTGTCCATCAACCTTTCACCTGTCGCATCAATAATGCAAACACAATCACCACAATCATTAGAGCACGCTGCTATGCTGCTTAGGTTCTGTGCTGGTTTGTGTTTATTCCATTTCAGATTGTTCTGAAATGCTTCGACGTAAAGTTTCACACATTTCGGTGGGCATTTTCAAGTTGCCTTGTCGTTTCAGCGAGTTTTTTCTTTTTAGTTTTCCGAAGTTTATATTACgttaaaaattgaattcatagtatattttcaaatttaaactgaACAACTGCTAGTAGCAAAACAATTTCGCTCCCAAAACTTCATGTGCTTTATTATTTTGCGTGTTCACTGTTGTGCTTTAGCTTCTCACAGCGTTACAAGTATATTGCGGATTGCCTTCATGTTTCACTAGCAGCGCCAACGCTCACAGctataattaagaaatttttgtaGAAGAACCACACATATTTTAACTATCCAAACCttcaaacctcttttactctaTTCCAACTTACCATTTCAAATACGATTACCTCCCTATACTAACCTTTTTTATATAATCCATACTATTAAACCACCACAAAATCACCAACACACCAACTAAAAAACAAACCACAATATCCCAAAAATACCGATTAATTTAACACCCATAAACacctccaaattttaaaaacccacaccaaaaccaaccaaaaacacccaaaacacCCCAAACTTACCCaaatcaatttagaaaaaataactcCATACAACAAATACCcctccaaaacatataaaaaactcACCCTACCACATTTAATAACCATAATAATAATCTTACCCCCTCCCCCTCTCCATCCATACTATATACTCCATTACTTTCAATACAAATTAAACTTATATCAAAAAACCTTACAAATTATTCCCCCCATACCCCCAACCCATAAATCACCCCCCTAAACATATCCTCATATTCAATCCTAAAACCAACTtctctttgttctttttttaaataacccacCAAACCCCAATCCCAACAACCTCCACAAACACCCCCAATTTCATCCCCATACAAAACCCATCAAAACCTCCTATCTATATATCCCCCACACCATAGAATTCCCCAAAATGCATAATATCCctccaaaaaaatacatttcataccacaatattttaaattaataacaaCAAATAAAACCACAAAAACCCCTTTACCTCATATCAAACATCAATACAAACCTATTCAACTTCCAACCCCATTAAATCATAATCGATACACCACCAACAAAAACCAACCAACAAATTAATGAATACCCTCCCCACCACCCAATCCACATCAATAATACTTTAGTACATATCTGTGTGTTCTCCCACCTAATAATACCCAAAAATCCCCCTTCaaccaaattaacaaaaatataataatattaCCCCACCCCCCTCCTACCACAAAACTACTCACTTACAACAAATTACCCCTCACAAAAACATACTCCTCCAAATAAAAACATCACCCACACAATCCCTCTAATAAACCACAAAGCCAACCTCAAAAACCACACCAAACGTAAAATACTACTACACAACATAAAACttcacaaataaacaaatatattcATCAACCTACCCacccctaaaaaaaaacaataaaacataaaacaaaatccACCCAAAAACTACTACCCCcccacaataaaatcaacaatcaaACCCCATACTAAAATCCCTCTCTAATCCACTAAACATCTCCCCACACTCCTCCCTCCTTCCTAACtaccaaaatacataaaattacaaaaagcaaATCCAATCCCCAAATTTTTCCCCTAACAAATTCCCACACCTACAAATCTACCAAAAATCATATACCAACACAACATTTACtttaaaatcaacaacatttaaacaaattatatcaaaatttccccAATTTATTCTACTCACGTATACTGACTATAATGTAAACAATCTACCCACCATTTACCTTACAAACACAATTATCaataaaaaccataaaaaatacaCCCACAACCCAAACCCAACCCATatcatataaaattaaaaactctcaaaaaattcataataaaattccccctataaaataataattattccaACCCACCCACCTAGCAATAAGTTCAACACACACCCCAACACCCACTCAGAAACATCCACACCACATTAATCCAACAATTATATACAATCACAACTATCCATATTCACACTCAaattcaaacatcaaaatttgaacacttttacCTATAACCCTTAAATCccgcaataaataaaaaatctaaaataaatccTATAAACCCAACCAATATACCCCTATTATACCCAAACACACAAACCAAAATAATCTCCGTACCTCCCCAATTTCCCATACACCAAATACAAACTTACAATAATAATTTCACCACCTTTATCCTTTCACTCTCGTCaaacctccccctccccctacACTATTATAAAATCaactccccccctcccccacctAATAAAATACCCTCACACATCAACACATTTACTAAACACACATTTCATCATGATACCCCCATATATACAATACTTAACAATACTCCAACCCCTCAAAATCCCCAAAAAAACCAACCCTACAccaaaaacacttttcaaacaTTCCTAAACTCCCCAAACCAAATAATACATTCAAACCACCCAATCCCAATCAAAATATTACCCATCACCTCCCAAAAAACCTTACTACACACATCAACTCTTCTCCAAATCAATGCCCTAACTACCCcacattattatttaaataaatgttcTCAACATGCCACACAACCccaatattataaaataaaccCTTATCACACTCCACTCTTACCCCATACCATATACCAATACATCTCAATTCCCAAACCCCCCCCCAAAAACTATCACCTTACCAATAACCCCATCACCCCATCCACCAAATCACCCCATCCCAAACCTTATTACACAAATCCCTTCTCAAAACCCCCTATACCTTCTAATACTCATTCCCCAATCCTATAATCCTAACCCCCCCACATACCATTAAAATCATCCCATCTCACACTTCTTCCTCTCAATAAATTCCCTAAACTCACATTACCACCTAATCTTCAAAAATTACCCCCATCCCCCCAATCCCCTCCCCCCCAACTACAAAGTTTCCTTATCTAACCTATCCCCCCCTAATCAACCCTTCATCCTCAAATAAATTATACACAAAAAACACCCCTAACCCCAACCACAAATCCCACCCCCATATATCACCTCCCACCCCCTAACCTCATAAATCTAGCAAACCACCCAAAAATAATTTCCCTCCTCCCAACAATAATTTATACACTTATTTGATCACCCCTCATACTCTCAAACTAAACATTTCAATTTCCTGCCACAACACATATAATAACAACAAACCCCCACCACCAACCCTCCCAAACCCTTAAAATTACTCTCCAATGCTCAactaaaataaatacttttacTCCTACACAAACACCCCACAAAACTCAATAATTATCCAACCCTCATAACAACATAATCAAAATCACATCCAACCAACAATAAACATCACACCCACTCATCCAACTCTCCCCATAAAACTAAAACAACTACTCAACAACACCATCCTACTCATCTTATCATCCTTCCACTCAATAAAATAAATCCTACACAAACACCACTTATCACCTACCCCAATCCATAACAAATTCTCATACAAAAATTAAGTTATAAATCCCCCACCAAAACATCATACCAAAACCACCAAAACGACCCTCCTCCACCTCCACCACCCTATACTATTATACCCAACACCATTTCCCTATTACACACCAAAAACCAAATATATCCAACACTACAATACCCAACCATCATACACAAACCCTTCAATAACCCTACCTTTTTATCCCCAAACAATcccctatataaaaaaaaattccccccCCCCACCTACCCACCTCTACTTCATATCATCACCATCACCAATTCCAATAATCAATCAAACCCAAACAAAAATACTCACATTTAAATCCTCAAAAAAAaccaattaataaaaaaaaaaaccactccATCCCCCCTTACCCCACCTTCCCACTAtcaatataaaattcaaatctcCCCCTAATTAAACAACAACACTAAAAAATATCCACATCATCACACCATTCTATTGAAACACTACTCACACCCTAACCTTCCCACACCTCATCCCACCCTctacttttcacaaaaaatataaccATTGACCCAACTTTATCCCACACCCAACACTATCCACCGTTATCCCCCATCTCCATCTAATCAAACTTCACCCCACCTTTAACTTATACAAAATCTCCCCCCCCACACGTATTCTACCCAAAAAACTAAtcctaaacactatttttcttTTCCCTATTTCCCTATACCCCATACAATCCAACACTAAACCCAACCCTACctattcataaaaatcatacGTAAAAAAACATCAACCCAAAAAACCTTTAATGCCTCTCATAGCCCTACCACAAATAAACCATCAACAATAATAACACTGTTAAAACTATAATAACACAAACTGCTTTTCTTCTAAAATCCAACTCTATGTTGGTCCCTTCCTCCCCCCCCTAATTTTCCCTCTTCCCTAATCAATCCCCCCATAACCAAAATCACCCCTATCCATCAACCCCAAATCCCCACTCAACTCCATACAAACCCCTAAAAAACCAAACTTAAACCACCACCACAAAACCACCCCCAAATCACTTAAAACTCCCCCCCCAACAATCAACTCATCACCCACTACCCAAAAACCACTACACCAAACAAAatccttccaaaaaaaaacccccAATAAACACTAAAAAcctccaaaaaatacaaaaaaccccCACCCACATAATAATCTCCCAACTACAAAAAACCCCACCAACCCCCACCCAATTACCCAATCATCCCCTCAAAACCCCTCAAACCCCCCCACACCCCTAACCCACACAAAAACCACTTATCCCACAATTAATTTCCACATCAACTTCCCCCACTCAAAATCACCCATCTCAAACCCCCTCCCCCTACCTAACAAAATACCAACCCCCACAACACCTCCCCCCCATTAAAACCCCCCAACACCCACCACACTCCCTATTCAAACAACATAAAATTCTAACATAATCTACTACTCCACCTACAATCCATAACTCCCCCAACCCAACACCATTCCACACCACCCCAATACCCCCAACCTACTAACTCTCTCAATACATACCCCCACATTAACTACCAATCCCCCAACACCACTCCACACATTCCCCCTACCCCCCCCACCAAATCTAACAACTCTTCTCACCATAAACCCCATCCCCACCTCCATCAACCCCCCCCAACACAAACATCCCCCCCTTTAACTCTCACCTCAATCCATCAACCCATCTCACAAAAACTATCCCCCTACCACAATCCACACCAAAACACCCCCAACAATCCCACACACCCAAAACAACACCAATACACACTTCCCAATCCATACTCCCAATCCCCCCATCTAAACATTCCTAAAATTTACCACTTAATATAACCAccaaaaacacacaacacatCACCCATATCCCCCCCACCCAACCCTAACCCCACTAATCTATATCCCCCTCACAATCCCAACAACTAAACCCTTAATAAcacatccccccccccctctcaaaaaaaacaataaaccaAAACACTAAATTCACCCCAATACCCTCCATCCCCCCCAAACTCAAAACCCATCTCTCCACCCCCCCTCCTCAACCCCATTACACCTAATCCCCCCAACACCCCCATACaaaaccaataacaaaaaacacaaccaccccaaaaaacacccaatccacacccccccccccccactccccTCCTCATTAAATCAAATCCTTCTTATCTTTATTTCCCTATCCCTTCCCCCTCCCCTACCTCCTCTTACGACACCAATCTGCCCAAACCGGATGGAAACTGAGAGTGCCAACCCGTTTACTTGTACGAAAATTACTTTTCCGCGGTGTGCTGAGGAGTCGCGACCGGAAGCGGAAGCGCAAGTGGTGGTCGTCGTGGGGGAGgagcaagcagcagcagcaccagcagaaTCAGATTCAACCGGAACGGAGCGGCCATTCGGGGCTGTTTTTGCTgtgacacacacacgcacgcggtGGAATTTCTAAGCTTACGAGTGGCTGTCAGTGTATGTGGGTGTATGTAATAGTTTAACGAAAAAGTTGTGGGAGAATCACTATTGTTTTTAGTGAGGAGTTGAAAGGGGTGGgagaaaacaacacaaaaatctGTCTATACTGTGTAAAAGCGGCCAGGGTATATTTATAGTAGAGGAAAACTAAAATtgagattatttattttttgtcaaatcgtATGTGAAAAGTATTTATAGCAATTAGGTGGATAGAATTTTTTGCTAAGTTGGTGCACGATCATCGATATATGTCTTGGAGGTGTTTCAAAGTGTAAGAGTGTAAAACAATACAAAATCGTTATCGAATATCAAAAGTAAaacaagtattatttttttctataacaaatgagagtaatgcaaaataaaacaaaaaaactaatcaaTTTTACAAGAAGGCAACAAAGAGCAAAACACTTTGTTCCGTTTTTATTTCCACCCGTTTTTATCTTCGACTCTGGAGGCTTTTTTACTACTTTTAGTGAGGTTTAGTTTTCTACGAAAACAAGTTAACATTTGAGAGAAACAACAGAAAGAGGAAAAGATTAAACTTTAGAGACAAATTTATTACACTTCAGCTACTACTAAACTACTACAAACCTGTACTTGAGAGACACCCCAACCGAtgaattgttgaatttgttCTCGCCTTGCAGAATAGAATGAAAGAAACATTGGAAAATATTATCTAAATATACAAATCAcaacaactaaaaaaatcaacacactCACGAgagttgttaaaaataaaacaaaacacaaaacaaaataaaactagCAAAAAATGGAGCAAAACAAATTACCGTGCATCATCTGTGAGATAAAACAAAAGtaacaaataacaaacaaaaacaaacaaaaatatctaTAGGTTACGCAAGCAAATCAGCAAACCCAACACAAACTTTCACCTttgaaaaactaacgaaaacaATTCAGTAGATATCAACCGAGAGGGAAATAAACACTCAGAGTTTAAAACTAAAGTAGTCGAGTCAGTTCGGGCAGGGAGTTGACCGAATCGAACTGGAaggaaaacacttaaaacatcaaaatacgTTCAATGTCTTGGTTACTGTTTGTTATTGGTGAAAAACAATGcaacataaataaatatatttgaaaaatctacggtttttggtttcttttcatgtttcattttttgcagACTTTTCATCAAACAAATACAGATACCGCCTTTGAAGAAATGAcctttaggggaaattctcgtatgtttgacaggtcaagcactcgctcctaactccatccaagttgctgattttcactatttaaacaactaattttgcataacttttaatagaaacttgctgcttgctcacttcttattgtgctatttatcactcgatttcagttgaaaacgcttttaattagctttaattgaatgtcaaagttctgacctgccaacattaggggcacactggaattagatgctgttcccctattcagtgaggaaggcaaaaagaatgCAATGTTCGTTTCTTCCATTGCATTGATGTCACCCAAATTATCAGTATCAGGGAATCTCTACATTTACgctaaagagcaattccagctcaaatcaggaatttttctggtacttttgtacccgactttctccgatttcaatgaaagtttttagacatgttatcctaggcctatataagccatttttgtgtatatggagccaatagtactcgaaaataacatttgagaagggcgtaaggtatttaaatatttttgtattttgcaatttaaaaattactgtgtctcgaagccattgcgtcgtatcaaaaagtgctccaagacaaacttgtaggaaattggatgggctttctgaaaaaaatacactgaaacaaaaatacacgccacttctatgagattttttgatttttaagtctaaaacttaaatttgaaggtgttgtcacgattttttttcgttcaaaatttttgaggaaatagcctaagatgttaccaaaagactgacgaaaaatgcaggatggtatgtcaattcaattcaattcggttttattggtgaataatcaagatacaatgagttattttgaagtgcataacagagttttggagttccttacagctgtgtgttgcatcataatccatttaggaacaattatttctttaactaaggcactagcaagagtaagaaaaaactataaaaaaaaaacttacagtaattgcaaaggaaaggggatagaggaagagaaagcttaatactagatcacagaaaatttatcctttgtagatgtgtttgatcatcagttccccaagggccaggaattgttctgccttgttccggcagctccgaaaccgcgtcatcatctcccccgcgagagcaaagaactccggcagggtgaagagatcttccccggtgacttcttgctgggccgtactgccgctaccggcagcgaccacgctggcgaatgaacgcccccaaccaggagggaacgctgagttttccgctggaaccgtacgctgtccagctgcaggaacggctgcgctcgtacttcgctgaggagggtgggacgctttcttttttctcttttcctgctcctcgaggtaggccttgcgcgcgacgcatccgcggtaattgccggtatggttgccgtcacagttcgcgcactttacgcgcggcttggtttgttctgccttgtcccccaagtccgcctttcgtggcagtgcgcacgcctccgagaggtgtgactcaccgcacttcacgcagcggggccggaggttgcagttccgcgagccgtggccgaatttctggcaacggtggcattgcgctacgtccgtcgggttcttggtgtaaaaccgccagtttacccaaaaaccgtccaacgttttagtccgccgcaggtcttggatcttgacggtgccgcggtcgaagtacaacaggtacagtgtgtgtgtacctgttactgttgtcttgcgcgagagcactttaatctcccgcggttttattccggcgtccgaaaggtgacccttcaggtcggagatcggacggtcttgataaccctgcaagacaaccttaacagggggcttctcggggttgaatgtgtagaagttgaagttgctacgcttcaattcttcaaacaccaggtcgaaattctttttggtcagtgtgatcacttgcactgccgacttaccgattttcagacaatatccgaggccttccagcaactcgtcaacatcgtccgctaacgtgtccaaaacaaaaattggaggtggtctacgttccgctggagagttgttcttttttgacgtcggcacttttttccgtgcacgaccatcatcgtcgtcgtcgtcgtcggtagtgctgctaccgtcagagttgttattttcttcgtcgtcgctcagcatctggaactcgttcctgatggggatgttggcggatgttgatgtgccactggtcgtggcaccggaagtaccggaacgggttcgcactggtgatcttgggacatatccaggatgtagtaactttttgtcgatgccttcagcgctgacgctcccctgcgcgatggcggccgacacggcgttggtttgtttacctttttgcacacggccggtagacgaacttcgcgggtttttcgaggccgcactcgaactgccacggccacggccggcctttggcatgctggagaagcaaactagcgggtaaccacaatcaattacggcgaaaaaaatcgaaaaaacgatggagcactgagcactagctgcatgctctcgtgcgtacacggagggagctgaggatggtatgtctctcctaaaaaaatacaaaaattatttactaaaactgtttttttgaaaagtggtctaaacgtcaaaattttaaaaaacccatagtgggaatcggttccccagacaattttacataaatgtctccatattgaccattgtcctatgtccaatccttgggaagatacagcggttttaaaaataaaaatgatgaaaaaatgggtttttggtggtttttggcaatttctatatgacagacttggtttttcagtctcgtaaatatttttaccggaaagctcgtccaatttcccataagtttgcctttgacagctttttgatttgactcgttttgatatttacgtaagctaatttattatccaggtttctaccacactgaaaaaaatattctcttttcagttattaacaatgtaattaagcttataactgtaagcccttacatccaattgaaatgctgtccaaggcaaacttatgggaaattggacgagctttccggtaaaaatatttacgagactgaaaaaccaagtctgtcatatagaaattgccaaaaaccaccaaaaacccattttttcatcatttttatttttaaaaccgctgtatcttcccaaggattggacataggacaatggtcaatatggagacatttatgtaaaattgtctggggaaccgattcccactatgggttttttaaaattttgacgtttagaccacttttcaaaaaaacagttttagtaaatgatttttgtatttttttaggagagacataccatcctgcatttttcgtcagtcttttggtaacatcttaggctatttcctcaaaaattttgaacgaaaaaaaatcgtgacaacacctttaaatttaagttttagacttaaaaatcaaaaaatctcatagaagtggcgtgtatttttgtttcagtgtatttttttcagaaagcccatccaatttcctacaagtttgtcttggagcactttttgatacgacgcaatggcttcgagacacagtaatttttaaattgcaaaatacaaaaatatttaaataccttacgcccttctcaaatgttattttcgagtactattggctccatatacacaaaaatggcttatataggcctaggataacatgtctaaaaactttcattgaaatcggagagggtcgggtacaaaagtaccagaaaaattcctgatttgagctggaattgctctgaaatcctttttgtttgaatattttatttggattaTTTTATTGGATTTTATTTGGACAATTTGTTCGCGTATCTTCTACGCCAGAACAAAATAACTTGCAtgattattcttaaattttgcgGGCTGATCACAAAATACGTACAAAATGGTTATGTAAATACaacgattccacgtcaaaccagcagggTTCAGATCAAAAGTACtccaatttggctcaaatttggaatggaatttcattggccaaaataattagacccgtattttagTGTTTGACGGTTACGAAGGTCCTATCCaaaataaaatggcaaaataaATGGCGTTTTTCAaccatcaaaaaatcatatcctcAGAGCGgttgaacaaattttaactCGTTTCGAAAATGGCGATTGTTCTTTGAAAGTAAAATAATACTAAGTCATTTTAAAGACACAGCTGAGTACAACGAAATCTGAGAAATATTAGTTGAACAAAAATTATCGGAACTCGGTACATTCAATTAAACATAaatcaccatgcgtctccatcaaaatGTACTTGTAACTAATTTTAATGAAGCATGGTACTCCGAGGTCAATTGATATACAGAAATACAATATCTATCAGCATCATGTTAATGGATATTagtgtggtccaaatccgggcttgtttggggctaccccctgaaataaaagatttacccatcactaggctaaattccaaatttgagctccttCTTACCACGGGAATCCCTCCCTcaaatcgcttaaagtttgtatgggaaaaatcgtcaaaatgcaTGGAGataagcaactgttttacttttttacctatggaaggcgccataattatttcttcattaaatttaaaacaactttcccaaagaaaccatatttttaggattttttcccgcgaagttattagtgccctaaactgaccatttttgcgcggccagttgtaaggggctacctaacaacgatgtttatttccaattcgtacacgcacgtgctctctctcaggttcaaactctctcacaagcttgctcgcctgcctgcctctttttacacctaagcttccatccaccccgggattcaaacgaacgacctttggattgttagtccaactgcctaccagtgactccaccgaggcaggacccagggagacgacccctacacctggattgagctaacgacctaaccctctaggttagaccggggccaacatttacttccctgtccgacggaaggcgtggtcagacaaatgtcgtctcgaaaaatgtcacCGGGACCGTTTgagatcgaacccaagccgactggaaatcctgaaaagtaattaataatattaaaaagtcattttagcacgaaaaacttttttttcgcctaCTTCAGGCTCGAGTAGCAATGGGTTAATCTGAACTGAGCATGTAAATTCAAAGAATGGTACAAAattgtatcgagaaattaaaagtgagagtgtatgcgtgcaacatggagttaaacttttcaaagtgccatggtaatcttcacagcaacttcacagaaagtttaactccatgttgcacagattttcacttttaatttctcgacgGAAAATCATGATTGTCAGGTAGATTGTTTTTCACAGCGCCAACATAAACCATTCCAAAgcgctaaatattttttttttaataggggaAAGCTGCTAGCATCGTTTACCCGCCATTTCAAGCGCTCTCAGCAAGCGTCGCCTTACCTCAACTCGAAGCGTCGCTTCAGCCCCATCTTAGGTAGCGCAAAGTAACTTTTCTCGTACATTTTTGACAGCCATCTTTAGACAACCATCTGTGTCATACGAATTTCGCTTGCCATCTTCAACAGCGAGGAGAAGCAGTTCAAGGATTTTCGTTCCGATCGTCCGCGCAAAAATCTACCCAAAATGAGGATCCCAATCGGACCGAAACAGGCCGAACAGGCCACCAAGTGGTAAGTGGAGTTGGTTTAGATTTGATTGTGATGTTTGATTTGAGGATTTATGGATATTTGATGGAAACAACAATCGACGCAAAAGACAAAAGTGGTTatataatttaacaaaatcaagAAAACTATAAATCTCTCAAACAAATTTGTTGAGTagctaaatataaaaattagggAACGAATTTGTGTTGTAAATACTTAACATTTTATTTGTGGTAAAGTCAAGTCCTGGTTGTCAGACAGTGGTGTTAGAAGCAGAATATGCCTTATTACGAGAAGTTGAACAGCTGGTGATAGAgttaacttttgaaatttgttgattttagaaaatttttgctTGTTATCGCTAGTTTGACTTTTGTTGgcatttaatatttataagcGTCACTTTTGTTAGTTTCAAATACCTGAAATGTTTACCTATCGATTCTAGGATCTCGTCCGCCGTCGGCTTCGGAGCAGCCGGCTCCCTGATCGGACTGTACCTGACCGATTGGCGCTGCATCGTGACCTACATCCCGTTCTACGGTGGCAAGTTCAAGTCGGAGGAATAAGCGCTTCATTCGGCTGGGAGACAAGTTAGGGTATTTCTTTGTTGTTCTATCAG harbors:
- the LOC120418473 gene encoding cytochrome b-c1 complex subunit 10-like, giving the protein MRIPIGPKQAEQATKWISSAVGFGAAGSLIGLYLTDWRCIVTYIPFYGGKFKSEE